A single region of the Leishmania panamensis strain MHOM/PA/94/PSC-1 chromosome 21 sequence genome encodes:
- a CDS encoding dual specificity protein phosphatase, putative (TriTrypDB/GeneDB-style sysID: LpmP.21.0730): MDDLVAVRIKDGIFAGNAGAAADKTLLIMNKITHIINCAGAEVADFFLGDPGFSYLSFPWKDAAGSVCTTILFDAADDNIHRTIEFIDVALAAGECVLVHSVYGNSRSPALIAAYMIMKYGWKLESALLFLKMAHPDSDIKPHFQRQLRQFAKRHSVDHDIFAQNVDDSHFGLDNDQWMLRNTLLNGLLYRDQMLNGLYRQCADKVDVGNPVNGKTTKARITFVDTKKGTDADSQTTCPVVNRAGSFSADPFSAQPGSFLGLRGHTILRTGRRLPSILSRTTSPCSHRLESDPCTCPKGRQALSIVHSGTTETSTLASTKAVERAPALRVAVPGSSTHSSLSRLEDKSTKGRDGDGSSAPPQPQQSSVESVRSIDYARLAPPTQLRSPFATLGSSHKYRNGSPLPLGKDKKATTKEGHTRIQSSPFSRPVNTISVSSISIPISAWAGSSFGLNSPLSVRSTPRTNSPFGRNKPGRDVVSRPSAANYRKIAPYRSTAVPRTPTEPSYRVSWSASQSPLRQSVERATGSRSGSRRRAMSPVHMTARGSPRGGRSQSGTEDKPRSRTRSPKVQRYQDPSTGTLNTTFLSYDTNGMGGEANGTGLKNTATVRRQPPSVITSRRLA, from the coding sequence ATGGACGATTTGGTTGCTGTGCGCATCAAAGATGGCATCTTTGCCGGCaacgccggcgctgcggccgACAAGACGCTTTTGATTATGAATAAGATCACTCACATTATTAATTGCGCCGGCGCTGAGGTCGCCGACTTTTTCCTCGGCGATCCAGGTTTCAGCTatctttccttcccctggAAGGACGCTGCCGGTTCGGTGTGCACCACCATCCTTTTCGATGCCGCGGATGACAATATTCACCGCACGATCGAGTTCATTGATGTGGCTCTTGCAGCCGGCGAATGTGTGCTGGTGCACAGCGTTTACGGCAACTCGCGCAGCCCTGCGCTTATCGCAGCATACATGATTATGAAGTATGGATGGAAGCTAGAGAGCGCACTCCTGTTCTTGAAAATGGCGCACCCCGATTCCGATATCAAGCCCCACttccagcggcagctgcggcagtttGCGAAGCGCCACAGTGTGGACCATGATATTTTTGCTCAGAACGTAGACGACAGTCATTTCGGCCTCGATAACGACCAGTGGATGCTGCGCAACACCCTCCTCAACGGATTATTGTACAGAGACCAGATGCTGAATGGGCTTTATCGCCAGTGCGCTGACAAGGTGGACGTGGGCAATCCAGTGAACGGCAAGACAACAAAAGCGCGTATTACCTTCGTGGACACCAAGAAGGGCACCGATGCGGACTCCCAGACCACGTGCCCTGTTGTGAACCGTGCGGGATCATTCTCAGCGGATCCGTTCTCAGCGCAGCCCGGTAGCTTTCTGGGCTTGCGCGGCCACACGATTTTGCGCACTGGCCGTCGCTTACCGAGTATTCTGAGCAGGACTACGTCTCCCTGCTCTCATCGGTTGGAGTCTGATCCGTGTACGTGCCCCAAGGGGCGTCAGGCTCTTTCGATAGTTCACAGTGGGACGACAGAGACGAGTACATTGGCATCGACCAAAGCTGTGGAGCGGGCCCCAGCACTGCGAGTAGCGGTGCCAGGCTCCAGCACGCACAGCTCGCTTTCTCGCCTTGAGGACAAGTCCACTAAAGGTCGGGATGGGGACGGAAGCTCCGCACCGCCCCAGCCGCAACAATCGTCTGTGGAGTCGGTCCGCTCTATCGACTATGCGCGACTGGcaccgccgacgcagctgcgctcgcCGTTTGCCACGCTCGGGTCTAGCCACAAGTACCGCAATGGgtccccgctgccgctggggaAGGATAAAAAAGCTACCACCAAAGAGGGTCACACACGGATACAGTCATCGCCTTTCAGTCGCCCTGTCAACACTATCTCGGTGAGTTCCATCTCCATCCCGATATCTGCGTGGGCCGGCAGCTCTTTCGGGCTCAACAGCCCCTTGTCTGTACGAAGCACCCCCCGCACGAATAGCCCCTTTGGCCGGAATAAGCCAGGTCGTGATGTGGTGAGTCGACCGTCGGCGGCAAACTATCGCAAAATCGCGCCGTATCGCTCCACTGCTGTCCCTCGTACCCCCACGGAGCCTAGCTACCGTGTCTCATGGTCTGCGAGCCAGTCGCCGTTGCGCCAGAGCGTCGAGCGTGCGACAGGCTCGCGAAGTGGCAGCCGACGCCGCGCCATGTCGCCTGTCCACATGACCGCAAGGGGGTCGCCAAGGGGTGGGAGGAGTCAATCAGGCACAGAGGACAAGCCACGTTCCCGCACTCGCTCTCCCAAGGTACAGAGGTACCAAGATCCCAGCACTGGCACACTGAACACCACCTTTTTGAGTTATGACACCAACGGCATGGGTGGCGAGGCAAACGGGACGGGCTTGAAAAACACGGCAACGGTGCGACGTCAGCCTCCGTCGGTGATTACGTCGAGAAGGTTGGCTTAA
- the ABCE1 gene encoding ABC transporter, putative (TriTrypDB/GeneDB-style sysID: LpmP.21.0740), whose amino-acid sequence MPPRKQVEEQSRLTRIAVVNSDRCKPRKCNLECHKCCPVVLQGKLCIEVNHQSAISKISEELCIGCALCVKKCPYDAIRIINLPSNLERDTVHRYGPNSFKLHRLPLPRPGQVLGLVGANGTGKSTALSILKGRIKPNLGRYMDEPGWDDILKYFRGSEHQAYFQHLLDDKMRVLLKPQYVDKVPKTNNGVVETLLSKADERSMKDHFMDVLDLKNVADRTLDKLSGGELQRFTIAALCVQNAQVYMYDEPSSYLDVRQRLTAAQVIRSMLTETNYIIVVEHDLSVVDYMSDFVCVLYGVPGIYGVVTMPYGVREGINIFLDGFVPTENLRFRDESLTFHIADEIEEGVSKRRAMNEYPAMTKSLGSFSLSVDAGAFSDSEILVLLGENGCGKTTFIRMLAGHVKPDNDVEVPKLSISYKPQKIAPKFQGTVRDLLQTKIYEMYCHPQFQTDVLKPLTIEELLDQEVQNLSGGQLQRVGLCIALGTPANIYLIDEPSAYLDSDQRIIASRVIKRFILNSKRTAFIVEHDFIMATYLADKVIVYDGTPAVNCTARMPCGLLEGMNKFLKSLNITFRRDPTNFRPRINKLDSVKDRDQKTSGNYFYMTEKTEEPKGKKAPQKDGADSDDDGSDEKPAPKKHQSQFHNDDSTDGKAKKAHKK is encoded by the coding sequence ATGCCGCCGAGGAAGCAGGTCGAGGAGCAATCCCGGCTTACCCGTATTGCAGTGGTGAATTCGGACCGCTGCAAGCCACGCAAGTGTAATCTCGAATGCCATAAGTGCTGCCCTGTTGTGCTGCAAGGTAAGCTGTGCATCGAGGTGAACCACCAAAGTGCCATCTCCAAAATTTCTGAGGAGCTTTGCATCGGTTGCGCTCTGTGCGTAAAGAAGTGCCCCTACGATGCGATTCGTATCATCAACCTCCCCTCTAACCTCGAAAGGGACACCGTGCACCGCTACGGCCCTAACAGCTTTAAGCTGCATCGTCTTCCACTACCTCGTCCCGGGCAGGTGCTTGGCCTTGTTGGCGCGAACGGTACGGGCAAATCGACTGCTCTCTCGATCCTGAAGGGCCGCATCAAGCCGAACCTCGGGCGGTACATGGATGAGCCTGGGTGGGACGATATTCTCAAGTACTTTCGCGGCTCTGAGCACCAGGCGTATTTCCAGCACCTACTAGACGACAAGATGCGCGTTCTTCTGAAACCACAGTACGTGGACAAGGTGCCAAAGACCAATAATGGGGTGGTAGAGACTCTTCTTAGCAAGGCAGACGAGCGTAGTATGAAGGATCACTTCATGGACGTTCTTGATCTCAAAAACGTGGCAGATCGCACCTTGGATAAGCTTTCCGGtggtgagctgcagcgcttcacCATCGCTGCTCTCTGCGTGCAGAATGCGCAGGTGTACATGTATGATGAGCCCTCTAGCTACCTCGATGTGCGCCAGCGACTTACCGCTGCCCAGGTCATCCGCTCCATGCTGACCGAGACGAACTACATCATAGTCGTAGAGCATGACTTATCCGTGGTGGACTACATGTCTGATTTCGTCTGTGTGCTGTACGGTGTTCCTGGCATCTACGGTGTCGTGACAATGCCCTACGGTGTGCGCGAGGGTATCAACATCTTCCTTGACGGTTTCGTACCGACGGAGAATCTTCGGTTCCGTGACGAGAGCCTCACATTCCACATAGCAGACGAGATTGAGGAGGGCGTCAGCAAGCGCCGTGCCATGAATGAGTACCCGGCCATGACCAAGAGCCTAGGCTCTTTCAGCTTATCTGTAGATGCCGGGGCCTTCTCTGACTCTGAGATTTTGGTGCTTCTGGGCGAGAACGGTTGTGGAAAGACCACTTTCATTCGTATGCTTGCTGGCCATGTGAAGCCGGACAACGACGTTGAGGTGCCGAAGCTGTCCATCAGTTACAAGCCCCAGAAGATTGCGCCAAAGTTCCAGGGCACGGTGCGTGACCTTCTTCAGACGAAGATCTACGAAATGTACTGCCATCCACAGTTCCAGACGGATGTGCTGAAACCGCTCACGATTGAGGAGCTTCTGGACCAGGAAGTGCAGAACCTCTCCGGTGGCCAGCTCCAGCGCGTCGGTCTGTGCATTGCCCTGGGGACACCGGCCAACATCTACCTCATTGATGAGCCTAGTGCGTACCTTGACTCTGACCAGCGTATCATCGCCTCCCGCGTGATCAAGCGCTTCATCCTGAACAGCAAGCGCACGGCATTCATCGTGGAGCACGACTTTATCATGGCCACATATCTGGCCGACAAAGTTATCGTGTACGACGGTACACCTGCCGTGAACTGCACAGCACGGATGCCGTGTGGCCTCCTCGAAGGCATGAACAAGTTCCTCAAGAGCCTCAACATCACCTTCCGCCGTGACCCCACGAACTTCCGACCTCGCATCAACAAGCTGGACTCCGTCAAGGACCGCGATCAGAAGACTTCGGGCAACTACTTCTACATGACGgagaagacggaggagccgaaggggaagaaggcacCGCAGAAGGACGGAGCCGACTCAGATGACGACGGTTCTGACGAGAAGCCGGCGCCAAAGAAGCACCAGAGCCAGTTCCACAACGACGACAGCACGGATgggaaggcgaagaaggccCACAAGAAGTAG
- a CDS encoding hypothetical protein (TriTrypDB/GeneDB-style sysID: LpmP.21.0750) gives MLRLNMDRTSPLFWVRRRLLSSTSMLRFQQSAEERAREEELRQKVQQRYRGMQIPESLSHEYGHFSTMGISASATQQAASNAGVDGYQSFGGTPFQNRRSVDWVILLTGCTLMYFSGKILFRQLTRGVNGLEMPLWTASVELQAKHILFAVQFQQSEQDQMKKDFEEVRQINPFVEFFEWVRSRRPEFCSGRKYGADYVMHTLVSSLSSSDGAQLATVARTLQQSMAQKNNDSLQRVDNFVEQLRSAGYLFQGIRGMGSPSVYTTDYPPRQVYTPHREVGQCGEQESDLTRALDVKNGVAHSSTPFG, from the coding sequence ATGCTCCGTCTCAACATGGACCGCACATCACCACTCTTTTGGGTGAGGAGGCGCTTGTTGTCCTCAACTTCGATGCTTCGTTTTCAACAGAGTGCGGAGGAGCGCGctagggaggaggagctccgTCAAAAGGTCCAACAGAGGTATCGTGGAATGCAGATCCCTGAAAGCCTCAGTCATGAATATGGACACTTCTCGACAATGGGCATAAGCGCAAGTGCCACTCAGCAGGCTGCGAGTAACGCTGGAGTGGATGGGTATCAGAGCTTTGGTGGCACTCCTTTCCAGAATCGGCGAAGTGTGGACTGGGTAATACTGTTGACTGGTTGCACCTTGATGTATTTCTCCGGCAAGATCCTCTTTCGTCAGCTCACACGTGGTGTAAATGGACTAGAGATGCCTCTTTGGACGGCGAGTGTAGAGCTACAGGCGAAACACATTCTGTTTGCTGTACAGTTTCAACAAAGTGAACAAGACCAGATGAAGAAGGACTTTGAGGAGGTTCGTCAGATCAACCCTTTTGTGGAGTTTTTCGAGTGGGTGCGGTCGCGCAGACCTGAGTTCTGTTCTGGAAGAAAGTATGGTGCAGATTATGTGATGCATACACTTGTCTCCTCTTTGAGTAGCAGCGACGGGGCTCAGCTGGCCACTGTAGCTCGTACACTGCAGCAGTCGATGGCGCAGAAAAACAATGACTCTCTTCAGCGAGTGGACAACTTTGTAGAACAACTGCGGAGCGCCGGATACCTTTTCCAGGGTATCCGCGGCATGGGCTCGCCTAGCGTGTACACCACTGATTATCCACCTCGACAGGTATATACCCCTCACCGTGAGGTTGGGCAGTGTGGAGAGCAGGAATCTGATCTTACTAGAGCGCTGGACGTGAAGAACGGCGTGGCACACAGCTCTACTCCTTTCGGCTAG
- a CDS encoding hypothetical protein (TriTrypDB/GeneDB-style sysID: LpmP.21.0760) — MHATYLQRVTQHFREDKGKEFNIEAEVSYASQATDVRHLVPLTKVDIQHFSNFFPPVKSKDDLETLPAKLKGNEELGFSPLFDPSLIDACCQRGIFPLAVAISENIFLFAPKLHMERAICALVDGAAQRNTISGFPFCEGDEGIFNKDSLGVSRKLTKTPNESTHRPSFEIFVNRQADLVDVFTLIRRQHGENWLCAPLRVCLLHMFFNPTKYATKIIITAIRYRKYNEMPILESSPLIQEGELVACEIGYLVGDIYASATGAYCISGGGALQLSLTGVCMKSAGCRLWDLGMMMSYKRSLQCVSLPRKKWQSMVSVRRTNPNEHILRYLHDLEKGLPVSDFFKTAVPPAIADLNSKSQRKKRLKKEAAIQRKAERMRE; from the coding sequence ATGCACGCCACCTACTTGCAAAGGGTTACCCAGCATTTTCGTGAGGACAAAGGGAAAGAGTTTAACATAGAGGCAGAGGTCAGCTATGCAAGTCAGGCCACGGATGTGCGCCATCTTGTACCGTTGACAAAAGTGGATATCCAGCACTTTTCGAATTTTTTCCCACCGGTGAAAAGCAAAGATGATCTTGAGACACTCCCCGCGAAGCTGAAAGGGAACGAGGAGCTTGGGTTCTCACCCTTGTTTGATCCCTCTTTGATTGATGCGTGCTGCCAACGCGGCATTTTCCCCCTGGCTGTTGCAATCAGTGAAAacatttttctctttgccccAAAGCTACACATGGAGAGGGCTATTTGCGCCCTTGTtgacggcgcagcacagcgcaaCACTATAAGTGGTTTTCCCTTTTGTGAGGGTGACGAAGGCATTTTCAATAAAGATTCTCTTGGAGTCTCACGTAAGCTCACAAAAACGCCAAACGAAAGCACTCATCGTCCCTCTTTCGAGATTTTCGTAAACCGGCAAGCAGACCTGGTCGACGTTTTTACGCTCATAAGGAGGCAGCATGGTGAGAATTGGCTATGTGCGCCGTTACGAGTATGTTTGCTTCACATGTTTTTCAATCCAACCAAGTACGCAACCAAAATTATCATCACTGCTATTCGTTACCGGAAATACAACGAAATGCCTATCTTGGAGAGCTCACCCCTCATTCAAGAGGGAGAACTCGTTGCATGTGAAATTGGTTATCTAGTTGGAGACATTTACGCTTCCGCAACCGGTGCATACTGtatcagcggcggcggggcccTGCAGCTGAGTTTAACTGGTGTTTGTATGAAATCCGCCGGGTGCCGCTTGTGGGATTTGGGAATGATGATGTCCTACAAGCGGTCCCTGCAATGTGTTTCTTTACCGCGCAAAAAATGGCAAAGTATGGTCTCAGTGCGCCGCACAAACCCCAACGAGCATATCTTGCGCTATTTGCACGATTTGGAAAAAGGGCTGCCAGTGAGTGATTTTTTCAAAACTGCTGTACCGCCTGCTATCGCGGATCTGAATAGCAAGTCACAGCGCAAAAAGCGACTGAAGAAAGAAGCTGCTATTCAGCGGAAGGCAGAAAGAATGAGGGAGTGA
- a CDS encoding 60S Ribosomal protein L36, putative (TriTrypDB/GeneDB-style sysID: LpmP.21.0770) gives MSAPTPRTGIVAGFNKGHVTTRRPRQPSPNDRFSVPHKRLRAVKAIIADLVGLSPLEKRVQEFLRVGKEKRALKYCKKRLGDFTAAKKKRSKMEEALRHVTKKHH, from the coding sequence ATGTCTGCACCTACTCCTCGCACTGGCATCGTTGCCGGCTTCAACAAAGGTCACGTGACGACCCGCCGCCCGCGCCAGCCGTCGCCCAATGACCGCTTTTCTGTCCCCCACAAGCGCCTGCGCGCTGTGAAGGCTATCATCGCTGATTTAGTAGGCTTATCCCCCCTGGAGAAGCGCGTGCAAGAGTTTCTGCGTGTtggaaaggagaagcgcgcCTTGAAGTACTGCAAGAAGCGTCTCGGAGACTTCACTGCGgccaagaagaagcgctcgAAGATGGAGGAAGCACTCCGCCACGTGACCAAGAAGCACCATTAA
- a CDS encoding hypothetical protein (TriTrypDB/GeneDB-style sysID: LpmP.21.0780), with protein MGDSTIIDRDALTESQKWSYITDNTLKMMSFGFLCGGAISMVVFRSVAFRAAVTAFGTGCGIGKSYVDTKYILGHDIGAETVWSAQVAPLKSST; from the coding sequence ATGGGAGACAGTACCATTATCGATCGTGATGCGCTCACCGAATCACAGAAGTGGTCGTATATTACGGACAATACGTTGAAAATGATGAGCTTTGGATTTCtatgcggcggcgccattTCGATGGTTGTATTTCGTTCGGTAGCGTTTCGTGCAGCCGTCACCGCATTCGGTACGGGATGTGGTATTGGAAAGTCGTACGTCGATACAAAGTACATTTTAGGTCATGATATTGGTGCTGAAACAGTTTGGTCTGCGCAAGTAGCACCACTAAAGAGTAGTACGTGA
- a CDS encoding ATPase subunit 9, putative (TriTrypDB/GeneDB-style sysID: LpmP.21.0790), with translation MMRRVISQPVTRRAAAASSVLVVTPRKASTVAISVQGLHYVGTGLAAIALAGVGMGIGTIFGSLLMSCARQPNLTKMLFNYAILGFALTEAIGLFALMLAFLMLFS, from the coding sequence ATGATGCGCCGTGTTATTTCCCAGCCCGTCACCCGccgcgcggcggccgcctcaAGTGTGCTCGTGGTCACACCTCGCAAGGCTTCCACTGTCGCCATCTCCGTCCAGGGGCTGCACTACGTTGGCACTGGTCTCGCCGCCATTGCTCTCGCTGGTGTCGGCATGGGTATTGGTACCATCTTTGGCTCCCTGCTGATGTCCTGCGCTCGCCAGCCGAACTTGACCAAGATGCTCTTCAACTACGCCATTCTCGGTTTCGCCCTGACGGAGGCCATCGGCCTGTTCGCGCTGATGCTCGCCTTCCTCATGCTCTTCTCGTAG
- a CDS encoding hypothetical protein (TriTrypDB/GeneDB-style sysID: LpmP.21.0800), whose translation MKLAIVSNDGKLAWGSCFASCHGDHVPAAIKLVKKAGDGDKVDPDCVAFSSFDVVRSARLDIKARYRAGDHVALGFNDPDSFFVAAVVRCDTWAVQWAVEKSACLTDASVTQLAVLCANTMCGVAIASSSASSSSQMQYLFVASRFDVPTASRIENKEWRQFLAPPRSIETGLEEEGIASISAFNKNTLLVLTEKGSLALVHLDVRGLKTHPASTAAFYTVQRIQCKLTLASIESRIVVYNDEKECAYAAVYSVAEKAMELVHFHQTTAETATRAGEVVVTVLKVATSIPVDGLRFAGPFHLVVTCLRTKENMQFVSLIPGTGALETIVFDPLTVPHVPIATFYRESTEEFVVISSSQEVAAFAGLTNEQKVASLIETTLTFSAGPFSQASLNKATWGLVSNPFCHYGPQTRRHAEEESGADEEEDLQLLQGAGARSTGRWTPVTLCYALATRRLFLPAVQVAVFAVETAPFLHTRLIKQWHNATTGLKEILGATSTKLSGALALPWNPRHIRRALRLFSQDELSSLLHRVATTIAASECVASPVLYPDATTTAVDIALHTITLARQMGATLKPEDVRIVAIILRAARESSHELLRYASRMELLMESHLQQRAMDRVLERRASACGEGDEVSQSLEGNFYGIAAELQTERTLHTRYTSNAWAQHLGKCKAQYKMEGESAMRLLAAAHNKSENTMERALSDWRQLGSTPHQDPLLNQFEQALL comes from the coding sequence ATGAAGCTTGCTATAGTTTCAAATGATGGCAAGCTGGCATGGGGCTCTTGCTTCGCGAGCTGCCACGGAGATCACGTACCGGCAGCCATCAAGCTTGTGAAGAAAGCCGGGGACGGCGACAAGGTGGATCCTGATTGCGTAGCTTTTTCTTCATTCGACGTGGTGCGCTCAGCACGACTGGACATAAAGGCTCGCTACAGGGCGGGTGACCATGTAGCCCTTGGATTTAATGACCCCGATTCATTTTTTGTGGCCGCTGTTGTGCGCTGTGACACGTGGGCTGTGCAGTGGGCAGTAGAAAAGAGTGCGTGTCTTACTGACGCCTCCGTAACGCAGCTTGCGGTTTTGTGCGCGAATACGATGTGTGGTGTAGCGATTGCGTCCAGTAGCGCATCCTCATCATCCCAGATGCAGTACCTTTTCGTTGCCTCCCGCTTCGATGTTCCCACGGCAAGCCGCATTGAAAACAAGGAGTGGAGGCAGTTCCTGGCTCCGCCGAGGTCTATTGAGACAgggctggaggaggagggaatcGCATCCATTAGCGCATTCAACAAGAACACTCTTCTTGTTCTTACAGAGAAAGGGTCtctggcgctggtgcacctGGATGTTAGGGGCCTGAAGACACATCCGGCTTCGACAGCGGCTTTCTACACCGTGCAGCGGATTCAGTGCAAGCTAACGCTTGCAAGCATTGAATCCCGCATTGTGGTGTACAACGATGAAAAGGAGTGCGCTTATGCAGCCGTCTACTCAGTTGCCGAAAAGGCGATGGAACTTGTCCATTTTCATCAGACAACGGCAGAAACAGCCACTCGCGCtggtgaggtggtggtgaccgtGCTGAAGGTGGCCACGAGCATTCCTGTCGACGGTTTGCGCTTTGCCGGGCCGTTTCACCTTGTTGTGACCTGCTTACGCACAAAGGAGAATATGCAGTTTGTCAGCCTCATTCCTGGCACCGGCGCGCTAGAAACGATAGTCTTCGACCCTCTCACAGTGCCACACGTTCCCATCGCCACGTTCTACAGGGAGTCAACGGAGGAGTTCGTAGTGATTTCTTCGTCCCAGGAGGTTGCCGCATTTGCTGGACTGACGAACGAGCAGAAAGTCGCGTCACTGATCGAGACAACGCTGACGTTTTCGGCCGGCCCCTTTTCTCAAGCCTCGCTGAACAAGGCCACATGGGGACTGGTCTCAAACCCGTTTTGTCACTATGGTCCGCAAACCAGGCGCCatgcagaggaagaaagcggcgctgacgaagaggaggacttgcagctgctgcaaggtGCTGGTGCTCGGTCTACTGGTCGCTGGACCCCTGTGACGCTGTGCTATGCGTTGGCAACTCGCCGGTTATTTTTGCCCGCGGTGCAGGTTGCGGTGTTTGCCGTGGAGACCGCGCCATTTCTGCACACGCGACTCATCAAGCAATGGCACAATGCCACAACTGGGCTCAAGGAGATTCTGGGAGCGACTTCCACAAAGCTGTCTGGCGCGCTCGCACTCCCATGGAATCCGCGACACATTCGCCGTGCCTTGCGCCTCTTCAGTCAAGACGAGCTCTCCTCACTTCTTCATCGCGTCGCGACGACGATAGCGGCCAGCGAGTGTGTGGCTTCCCCTGTCTTGTACCCTGATGCCACCACGACCGCTGTCGACATTGCACTGCACACGATCACGCTGGCTCGACAGATGGGTGCCACTTTGAAGCCGGAGGACGTGAGGATCGTCGCAATCATTCTGCGAGCAGCTCGCGAGAGCAGCCATGAGCTATTGCGTTACGCCAGTCGCATGGAGCTGCTGATGGAGAGCCATTTGCAACAGAGGGCTATGGATCGCGTCTTGGAACGTCGTGCTTCTGCATGCGGCGAGGGTGATGAAGTGTCGCAGTCGCTGGAGGGGAACTTTTACGGCATTGCGGCTGAGCTGCAGACTGAGCGGACCCTGCACACACGCTACACGTCAAACGCATGGGCGCAGCACCTGGGCAAGTGCAAAGCGCAGTACAAAATGGAAGGCGAAAGCGCGATGCGGCtccttgcagcagcgcacaatAAGAGTGAGAATACGATGGAACGCGCTCTCAGTGACTGGCGGCAGCTTGGCTCCACGCCGCATCAAGACCCGCTGTTAAACCAATTTGAGCAGGCACTCTTGTAG
- a CDS encoding proteasome regulatory non-ATPase subunit 5, putative (TriTrypDB/GeneDB-style sysID: LpmP.21.0810), whose protein sequence is MADNEWKGASFKQDEDHSAETAKLLERVNATTIPVLLRSSNAKLDEIVAELLTLEKVSRLGGDAASTKLLAVEVLRIYRTQKELELMLKTLDMLMKKRGQTKQAQSAMIAECTIVLTDGSLAKEKQEEVLERLAYVTENKIHVELEHARFTIELATLHEAAGRKRSACDMLRTLHIETITNMPRLEKLEALNQQIRLCLELEDYDHVPLVSRKINHRGLGRDEAQQQKLKYFDLMRAYYAHKESFFNVGRCWYETYNTVKSTDDKLSALSNMVVHYLIAENATAKEIEDLAECTAFAPVTKLHDRVAALSTISEKLKSDLEDIPQLYALLQRFNSIELIQERVSSEVEVLCQTHPELAPYPARQELLSNRCSEHDIMVISKFYTRIPLRRLAELVHLSPEHTEMFIMTMVTNKTFYAKMDRVDGLVVFEARKNTMEVIASWNDSVERSVALLDKASHLITKERMLHNLVPQKVR, encoded by the coding sequence ATGGCCGACAACGAATGGAAGGGTGCCAGCTTCAAGCAGGATGAGGACCATTCTGCGGAGACGGCAAAGCTGCTGGAGCGAGTGAACGCGACAACGATTCCTGTTCTtcttcgcagcagcaacgcgaAGCTCGACGAGATCGTCGCTGAGCTACTCACTCTGGAAAAGGTATCCCGTCTTGGTGGCGATGCTGCTTCTACAAAGCTGCTGgcagtggaggtgctgcgcatctACCGCACGCAGAAGGAGCTGGAACTTATGCTCAAAACTCTGGATATGTTGATGAAGAAGCGCGGACAGACCAAGCAGGCTCAGAGCGCTATGATCGCGGAGTGCACAATCGTCCTCACGGACGGCTCcttggcgaaggagaagcaggaggaggtgctaGAGCGCCTGGCATATGTGACCGAGAACAAGATTCATGTCGAGCTGGAACATGCACGCTTCACAATTGAGCTGGCAACTCTTCACGAGGCGGCGGGCCGTAAGCGCTCTGCGTGTGATATGCTGCGTACGCTGCACATCGAAACCATTACGAACATGCCGCGCTTAGAGAAGTTGGAGGCGCTGAATCAGCAGATCCGTCTTTGCCTAGAGCTGGAGGACTACGACCACGTCCCTCTTGTGTCGAGAAAGATCAACCATCGCGGTCTCGGCCGCGacgaggcacagcagcagaagctcAAGTACTTTGACCTCATGCGCGCATACTATGCGCACAAAGAGTCCTTCTTCAACGTTGGTCGGTGCTGGTACGAGACGTATAACACCGTGAAGAGCACCGATGACAAGCTCTCCGCCTTGAGCAACATGGTAGTGCACTACCTCATCGCTGAAAATGCCACCGCGAAGGAAATCGAGGATCTCGCGGAGTGCACGGCGTTTGCACCCGTCACCAAGCTGCACGACCGTGTCGCGGCTCTCTCAACTATTAGCGAGAAGCTGAAGAGTGACCTGGAGGATATTCCGCAGCTGTACGCACTTCTGCAGCGCTTCAACAGCATTGAGCTGATCCAGGAGAGGGTCTCctcggaggtggaggtgctgtgtCAGACCCACCCGGAGCTGGCACCGTACCCCGCGCGTCAGGAGCTGCTCAGCaaccgctgcagcgagcaCGACATTATGGTGATTTCCAAGTTTTACACCCGCATCCCACTCAGGCGTCTTGCGGAGCTGGTTCATCTGTCGCCAGAGCACACGGAAATGTTCATCATGACGATGGTCACGAACAAGACCTTTTACGCAAAGATGGACCGTGTGGATGGACTGGTGGTGTTCGAGGCGCGAAAGAATACGATGGAGGTCATCGCGTCGTGGAACGACTCGGTCGAGCGCAGCGTAGCATTGCTGGACAAGGCATCACACCTTATCACAAAGGAGCGGATGCTGCACAACCTTGTCCCGCAGAAGGTCCGCTAG